The Atribacteraceae bacterium region CCCCCTCGATCCCTCCGGCATGGGATGAGAGACGAGATAGGGCCAGCGGTCGGCGGTCTGGTTGGGCGATGATCTGGTCATGGGCCCGGCTTCCCGGGACCCGGGCGTTCCGGAAGGCATCGCCGATTTCCACACCCTTGACGGCGGGAATGCTCATCATCGCCTGGGCAATCCTTCCGTCGAGCCGTTCGGAGGCTTGTGCGTATCCACCCAAACCAGGCATCACCCCGAAGGCGGCGACCACGAACACCCCGCCCAGAGTCTCTCCCGCCGCGCGGGCTTGCTCGATCGATTCCGTCATTCTGACTTCAGCCGTGGGATCGTAGGTGCGTAGGGTCGATTGCGAGGCGCGGCTCACCCCCGTTTGAAAATCTTCAACCGGCGGGGCCGCCGTCTCCCCGACCGCTTCCACAAAACCCCCGACGATCACTCCAAAGCTGGCCAGAAAGAGTTTGGCCAGCGCTCCCGCGAAACAGCGACCAGCCGTCTCCCGGGCACTGCTCCTCTCGATAACGTTACGAATATCCCGGAAGCGGTATTTCAACATTCCACCCAAATCGGCATGTCCGGGTCGGGGGACGGTAATCTCCTGGTATCCATCCGGTATTGTCCCTTCCGGATCCATCCAGGAGATCCAATTTTGATAGTCACGATTCCTGATCAAGCCGACAATCGGACTCCCCAGGGTCATTCGCCAGCGGACCCCGCTGAGGATTTCCACCCGGTCCTGTTCGATGGCCATGCGCGGCCCGGAACCAGGTCCCTGCTGGCGGCGGGCGAGCTCGGCATCAATAAAGGCAAAATCGATCGCCAAGCCGGCTGGCAGCCCTGAAACAAGCGCAATGATCCCCTTCCCATGAGACTCACCCGCCGTACGGTATTCAAGCATTCCTATACCTCCTAAATCACATTGAAAAAACACCCGATTCGTGATTGAAAATTCTTATGCCCTTACCGGCTCAGACCCCGAAAAGCTAATTTTCTTTCCTGCCATTCCAGGTCCCTCCCAGACAATAAGTTCAGTCCTTATCTGGTATCCTGAATCGTCCTTTAATCTCCTTCGCCTTTTCGAGGAGGGCAATGAGCGCTGTTTCGTCGTTTTCTTGTAGGGTCTGGGCCAGGAGTCCGAGGTGGTGTTGGAAGGTAGCCAGAGCCTCGAGGATGTTTTCCCGGTTAGTCAGAAAGATATCCTTCCAGATTTCGGGTGACGATCCGGCGACTCGGGTCAGGTCGCGGAACGATGGGCCGGCGATACGCTCGATCTCGACAGTCAGAGGAGTGGTTCCAAAACAGAATGCGTTGGAAAGCAAATGGGGAAGATGGCTGACCAGAGCGCAGGCAAAGTCATGTTCCCGGGGGTGCAAAAAAAAACCCTTCCTCCCAGGAAAGTGGACACCCGGCGAGCCATCTCGGCAATCCGGTGGGGGGGTTTTTCCGGAGTGATTAGAATCGGCGCGTTACGGAACAAGGTCGCGCGGGCTTGCCCGATCCCGCCGATTTCTTTGCCGCACATGGGATGAAAGCCGGCATAGTTGATCCGGTCGGACAGCGGGCCGGTTTCCCGGAGAATCCATTCGCGGGAACTGGCCAGATCGAAAACAATGCTATGCGGTTTTAGAGTAGCGGCGGCCCGGGTGAGAACGTCCGGCACCGACCGTACCGGAACAGCCAGAAATAGAAGGTCAGAGGTTTCAGCGACTGCCTCCGGGGTCGGGCGGAGCTCCGCGACCGCCCCCCGCTCTTTGGCCAGGCGGGCGCTTTTCGGATCCCGGTCATGACCCAAGACAAGCGTCATTCCCGGCCACTCACTCATCGCCAAACCCAGGGAACCGCCCATCAAGCCCAGACCGATGATGCCTATAGTATGTTCCACGAACTCAGAGGGTCCTTTTGACCACCGCTGACAGTTCCTGCAGGGCTTCGATCAGGCGGGTGAACTGATCCGGACTTAAAGACTGTGGACCATCGGACAGTGCCTCCACCGGGTTGGGGTGAACTTCGACGATCAAGGCGTCGGCTCCAGCAACGACTGCAGCAAGACTCATCGGTTCCACCAATTCCGCCCACCCGGTCCCGTGGCTGGGATCGACCGCGACCGGCAGATGGCTCTTCTTTTTCAAAAGCGGCACACAACTCAGGTCCAGGGTATTACGGGTAGATGGTTCAAAAGTCCGGATCCCCCGTTCACAGAGCACCACCTGGTAGTTCCCCTGGGCCAGAATATATTCAGCCGACATCAGCAACTCATCAACGGTACTCATCATTCCCCGCTTGAGGATAACTGGCTTGCGCAATCGGCCTACCGCTTCGAGCAACCTGAAGTTCTGCATATTCCGGGTGCCGATCTGGATCATGTCCGCGTATTCGGACACCAAGGTCAGTTCCTCGATCCCCAGGGCTTCGGTCACGAAAGGCAATCCACTTTCTTCCCGGGCCCGGGCAAGGAAACGCAGGCCTTCTTCTCCCAGGCCCTGAAAGGCGTAAGGCGATGTGCGGGGTTTATAGGCGCCTCCCCGCAGGATATGGGCACCGGCCTCCTTCACCCGGATGGCGGTATCAATTATCTGCTCTTCCGATTCAACCGCACACGGTCCGGCAATGACTACCAACCGTTGCGGTCCGATCTCCACCGGGCCGACCCGGACGACGGTCGCCGAGTCACGAAATTCCCGGCTGGTCAGTTTATAAGGCGTCAGGATGGGGATGACTTTCTCCACAGCGGGGAGCACCCCGATTTTTTCTTCAAGGTCCACCCCCCGCTCATCCCCTATAGCCCCAACTATGGTCCGTTCAACTCCCTGAGAGATATGTACACCAAAACCCAGTCGTTTCAGGCGGCCGACCACCTCATTGAGATCTTCCTGACTTGCGCCGCTGCGCAGCACGATAATCATCGGTAAACTCCTTTCTCTCCAGTGAAAACAGGCTGTGAGGCTGTAGGCTTATAGGTAAAACAATGGCTTCTGCAATGGTTTTCCTGACCGCCTAACTGTCTCAACCCCTGACAATCTGCTTTAGTCAACCCTTACCCCTGTCCTCTCCCAGGCTTGGCGCTTCTTTCAATCTTTAATCCGGCATCGGGAAAATTGAAGCCGATTTATCGCCCTTATCGCTGTCGGCGGCGTACCGACTCACCGGACGAACGGTTTCTTTTTATTGCCGGGAAGGACTTCTCCCTGGGCGACTCCGGTTCTGTGCACCGGTTCGTTTCGCCGGACTGAGCACTGCGCAATTCCCCACAGGCCGCTTGAATATCCATACCCCGCGCTTTCCGGATGGTCACGGCGAAGTTCCGATCGGTGAGGATGCGGGCAAACGCCTGCACCCGGCTCATCAATGCGGGGAGCAAGGGGGAACCGGGGACTTGGTTTCCGGCGATCAGGTTCACATGCACGAGGCTATCCGGCAAAAGATCGGCCAGTTGCCGGGCATGGACCAGCAAATCATTGACTTCCCGCCACAGGGTATATTCGATGGTCGCCCGCCGTCCGGTCTCCTTAATATGGGCCTTGAGCGCCCTCATGACCGGCTGAATCGGGTACACCCGGTTGATGGGAACGAGCCTGTTCCGGAGGTGGTCGTTCGGGGCGTGCAGGGAGAGGGCCAGGTTCACCTGGTTCCATTCCCGGGCCAGTCGAACCATGGCTTCCGGAATTCCAATCGTCGATATGGTGATGTGCCGAACCCCGATACCCAACCCATCCGGAGAATTGATAACCCGCAAGGCGTGGGACAGGACCTCGTAATTGAGGAGTGGCTCGCCCATACCCATAAAAACCAGGTGAGTAATCTTAAGACCAGTATGCCGTTCGAGCAGCCAGACCTGCTCGACAATCTCCGACGAAGCGAGATTTCGGGAAAAACCGGACAGACCAGTCGCACAAAAGGGACACTGAACCGGACAGCCGGCCTGGACAGAGACACACAAGGTGATCCGATTCCGAGCTGGAATCAGAACCGATTCAATAGTCTCTCCATCAGAGAGTTGCAGCAAGTATTTACGGCACCCGTCCCGGGATACCTGTTCCCGGATTAGCCGGGAGAGCCCCAGAGAGAAGCGGCCAGCCAGGCCAGCGCGCAGCCGGCTGGAAAGATTGGACATCTCCTGAAAGGACAGCGCTTTTTTCCGATAGACCCAATCACAGATTTGTTTCGTCCGGAAGGCCGGCTCACCCCATTGCATACATGTGGTTCGCAGGTCATCCGGGAGTAATCCAACCAGGTTCGCTTTACTCATCGTGTTCCTTTCATAGAAACCATGACATCGCTCCGGCTCCGATACTGATGACCTGTCTCCAGTTCCCCGTACTCAAGGCTCTCACCAGGCACCCCTCGAGGCCCTTGATCAGCAGGCTGAATGGCGCCCACATTACAAATCCCGGATAGCATGATCAGCGAAAAAAGAGCCGATTCCTCCAGCCAGTGCTCCGGCCAGCGGACCAAAGCAAATGGCGACCGCATACCGCGCCGCTTCTCTCGCAGGTGGAAATGAACACGGGGAATATCGGAATCGGAACAAAACCAAGGTGGCGGCAAATACGACGGCAACACCCAGGGCGCCGGTGACAAGAACAATGATATCGATTCTGTTCATGGGCCGCTCCTGGAAAATCACGCCACGACAGTCTTTCCCTCTCTTGCTGTCACCGAATCCCCGCAGCGCAAGACCGCGAGGGAACCAGATTTTCGGTTACTGTGAACCCGGACTGGTTCTCTTTGGTAGAATCAGTGCAACCTATTTTACAATAGGAAAAAAGAAATTAAAATAGACGGTGAAAGGAAGTGACGGCAATGGATCGGTCGGAGAAAGAAACCTATAGGAGCGAACTGGTTCGCCTCCAGGAAAAAGCCTCGAAGCTCCTGGATGCGGAACGCAACTACACCCGGGAATTAAACCCCTTGAAAGAGTCCCGGGACACCGGGGACTACGGGAAGGCCACCGTCGACCTGGAAATGGACCTCCTGTCCCAAGAGGCAATCGGCCACATTCTCGCCCAAACTGAACAAGCGCTCAGGAAAATCGAATCCGGTACCTATGGTATCTGTGACCGTTGCAAACGGGAAATCCATCGGGGACGCCTGCGGGCGCTTCCCTATACTCCCTTGTGTGTGGAGTGTCAGGAAAAAATGGAAAGAGGTGGAGAAAAATAAAAGAGGGGAAACACCCTTTTCTCAAGCATTTCCCCCCTTCAGGCACAGGCGGTGGTCAGTCAAGTGTGAACCAGTTTCTCCAGGTTCTCCAACCGTTCTTCTAATACCAAGGGTACGGTATACTTGAGGTCTTTCGGATACTCCACTCCCCGATCGAGCACCCTTCGATGGAACTCGTTCACTCCAAATGATTCGATCAGATACCGAGTCGCCTCTTCCACGTCAAACGGCTTACAGGAAAATACATCCACGCTCAGGTAATTCCGGTCCGGAAAGGTATGTATGCTGATATGGCTTTCCGCGATAATCACGATTCCCGACACCCCGTTTTCCTGAGGCGCGTTGCCCCGGTAGCGAAAGACATAAGGAGGCGTGATTTTGGTCATGCCCATCCGACCCGGGCATTCATCCAGGAACGAACGGATCCTCTCCATATCGTTCAGGAGCGCTTGATCGGTGCTGTAACCATCGAGTACCAAATGAGTTCCGGCTTCGAAAACTTTGTTCATCGGGTGTCCCCCCTTTCGTATTTTCGGCGCAAAAAAAATCTACCCTAGGAAGCAGTCCCTTCCGGAGTAGATTGTTTTTGTAAAGAAACAGCCCCGGACCGCCAATTCAACAATCCGCGTTCCGTGACTATTGCCCTTACATGCGCAAACACCAGAAACCGAAAACGATGAACTTTTTCATCAGGTGCTCCCCACACGGACCTCAGGGCCCGTAGAATGATCGATGGGGGGCACTCACCCGCGGGGAAGGGGCAACTTCCCGCCTCGAGTGCACACGGGAGGACTCCCTTTGAGGCACCTTCTCAGGCGCCTTTTTTGTTTGCCCTCGTTCCACCCCCTGTAAAATTCTTACCTGAGATAGTATAGTGATTTTGAACCGGGTGTCAATGGAATAGCCGGCCTCACAGGAAAATTTTTATCATAAGTGCTCAAGGATTTCATAAACTCCCAATTTCCATACCTCCTCGATATTGACCAGGGCAATTCGTACCCCCCAGCCCTCTTCAACTTCCCTTCCATCCTCAATCTTCCGGGCGGTTTCCAGCGCTTCAAATATTACTTCCTCCCTCGTGACTTTGAGGAACCTAACGGAATTTATCTGATTTTCGACGACTTCGGTAACCTGCAAAAAAGGATCGAGGAAGGCGCGGAACTGCTCTTCAGTCGGGAAAAAAGCATATACTCCCGAGGTACGATTGAACTGAACATGGGGATAATGATAAAAAGGAAGAAGGGCTTCCACTTCATTGCTTTCCCAGGCGTTTTCAAAGCCACTGATCCACTGGAAGACTTCCGCCCGAATGCGTTGCTGCTCATCGGTAGGCGGCGGGGCCAGGTTGGCGCACCCGGCCATAATCACCATATATAATATGATAAGAACAGCCCACAGAGTTTTTCTCATCAGACAACCTCCCAGTCTTGGATAATTTTAATCAGTTAAAGCGTAAAGCACTGATAAAATCCGGATCCGGTTCGCCTCCCAATTCCTCGTATTTCCGGATATCCTCCCAGGCCAACCGGCGACGCTCCAGGGAAAAGTTGGCCAGCGCTCTTCCATAATAGGCCTGCCGGTAACGCGGATTGACCGCTATCGCCGTCGTGAAAAGATCGCGGGCTTTGCGGGCCTCACCCATGGAAAGATGGGTGAGGCCAAGGTTAAAGTAATAGCTCGGGTTCTCCGGGTCGATCGCCAGCGCTTTTTCGTAATCGTGGATCGCCCAGCGCCACCGTCCCAGCCGATTAAAGGTATTTCCCCGGTTGAACCAGGCGTCGGCAAATTCCGGGTCCAGTGTCAGCGCCCGGTCGAAGTCGGCGAGAGCGGCCGCGAATTGTCCTCCGGCAAAATAGGCGTTCCCCCGGTTGTTATAGGCGGCGGCCTGGGTGGGGTCGATCTCTAAGGAACGAGTGTAGTCGGTGATGGCCTGGGCGAACTCCCGCATTTCGCTGTGCGCCACCCCCCGCAAAAAATAAAGCTGGGCATCCGGCGGGCCGAGCGCCAGCGCCCGGTCGAAGTCGGCGAGAGCCCGGGGATACTCCCGCAGAGCCAGAAAAGCCGCCGCCCGGTTGACATAGGCGGCTCTGTCCTGGGGATGGAGGTCCAGGACCTTCGTGTAGTCGTCAACAGCGGCAGAAAACTCTCTTAAGGCCGCCTGGGAGGAACCCCGGAAAAAGTACAGGGCGGCTTCGTCCGGTCGTAGTTCGATGGCCCGGCTGTAGTCGGCGATGGCCTGAGTCAGTCTCCCCTGCTGGTGGTGCAAGTTGCCCCGGTTCCGGTAGATGTCCGGGTTCTCCGGGTCCAGTATCAGCGCCCGGTCGAAGTCGGCGAGAGCGGCCTCCGTCTCGTTCAGCCGAACGAGAAGAGAACTCCGGGCCAGCAGGGCTTCACCGTAGCGGGAATTCAAAATCAGGGCCTGCGTATAATCAGCGAGAGCCTGGTCGAAAAATTGCAACCCTTCATGACTTTTCCCCCGATAAAGGTAGGAGGCGGCGTCCTGCGTGTTCAGCTCTATCGCCCGGTCAAAATCATCTATAGCCTTCTGAAACTCCGCGAGGGCGAAATAACTCAACCCCCGGTAAAACAGGGAAACTCCATCCCCAACATCGACCTCCAGGGCCCGAGAAAAATCAGCGATGGCGTCCTGATGCCGGTCCATGCGGTAATAGGTAATTCCGCGTTTTTGAAAAGCAAGTCCCGATAAAGGATCGATGGCGATAGCCTGACTGAAGGCCTGGATCGCTCCGGCATAGTCCCCGCGAAAAAAGAACTGGTTACCGGTGGCCAGAGTCTCCCGGTAACTTTCAATCGCTCCGGCGGATAAGGATAAACCCGTCAAGATGATCACGGCTAACCCTACGGCCAGGAGGGGTTTTATCAAAACAGTTTTAATTTCCATAAAGATCAGCCCCGCAATCAATTCCAAGTGTAGACTCTATAGCCATACTGAGCCATATACTTTTATATAATAAAGTCATTTGACCTGTCAAGAAAGAAATGGTATTAACCCTCCCTCCTCCCTCCATCTTTCCGACCAGCAGGCAAAGAGTATGACTTTGGGGAAATCTAATTGTGCTTTGATCGTAGGCAGGATATGACTACCGCCTCTTATGCCGATTTACTCCGCCGGAGACAATATACCCAGATTCGATTCGCTTTCTCGACCGGACACACCGGTAAGGAGAAAGAGGATCAAATAAGAAAAGGGGGTTTGTATCATGCGGAAAATTCTTTTCTCAAGTGCGGTTATGGTTCTCGTGGTTTTTGTGTTGGCGGGTGCGGCTTTCGCCCTCCCGGTGGTCAACGAAGTGGAAATCGAGGATGTTGATATTCTCCAGATATCCACTCCGTCAGCAACGAATGACCAGGGTGTTGTCCAGGTTGCCCACGCCTACGGGATATGGGGTCAGATGGCGCTGAACAATAACGCTATCCCCCAGTGGAACATTCAAGATTCCACAAACAATGCCGCGATATTGGTGGACCAGGACGCCCCGGTCGGTGTGTCGGTGGAGGTTGATGGGTATGTAGGTGAGTATAATTACATCGAAGCTGGTCTGGAAGCTGATCTTTACGCTTGGTGGTGGTGGACAGCAGTAGGAGG contains the following coding sequences:
- the aroC gene encoding chorismate synthase; the encoded protein is MLEYRTAGESHGKGIIALVSGLPAGLAIDFAFIDAELARRQQGPGSGPRMAIEQDRVEILSGVRWRMTLGSPIVGLIRNRDYQNWISWMDPEGTIPDGYQEITVPRPGHADLGGMLKYRFRDIRNVIERSSARETAGRCFAGALAKLFLASFGVIVGGFVEAVGETAAPPVEDFQTGVSRASQSTLRTYDPTAEVRMTESIEQARAAGETLGGVFVVAAFGVMPGLGGYAQASERLDGRIAQAMMSIPAVKGVEIGDAFRNARVPGSRAHDQIIAQPDRRPLALSRLSSHAGGIEG
- a CDS encoding prephenate dehydrogenase dimerization domain-containing protein, which translates into the protein MLSNAFCFGTTPLTVEIERIAGPSFRDLTRVAGSSPEIWKDIFLTNRENILEALATFQHHLGLLAQTLQENDETALIALLEKAKEIKGRFRIPDKD
- a CDS encoding prephenate dehydrogenase/arogenate dehydrogenase family protein, which produces MEHTIGIIGLGLMGGSLGLAMSEWPGMTLVLGHDRDPKSARLAKERGAVAELRPTPEAVAETSDLLFLAVPVRSVPDVLTRAAATLKPHSIVFDLASSREWILRETGPLSDRINYAGFHPMCGKEIGGIGQARATLFRNAPILITPEKPPHRIAEMARRVSTFLGGRVFFCTPGNMTLPALWSAIFPICFPTHSVLEPLL
- the aroF gene encoding 3-deoxy-7-phosphoheptulonate synthase, whose translation is MIIVLRSGASQEDLNEVVGRLKRLGFGVHISQGVERTIVGAIGDERGVDLEEKIGVLPAVEKVIPILTPYKLTSREFRDSATVVRVGPVEIGPQRLVVIAGPCAVESEEQIIDTAIRVKEAGAHILRGGAYKPRTSPYAFQGLGEEGLRFLARAREESGLPFVTEALGIEELTLVSEYADMIQIGTRNMQNFRLLEAVGRLRKPVILKRGMMSTVDELLMSAEYILAQGNYQVVLCERGIRTFEPSTRNTLDLSCVPLLKKKSHLPVAVDPSHGTGWAELVEPMSLAAVVAGADALIVEVHPNPVEALSDGPQSLSPDQFTRLIEALQELSAVVKRTL
- the rlmN gene encoding 23S rRNA (adenine(2503)-C(2))-methyltransferase RlmN, which produces MSKANLVGLLPDDLRTTCMQWGEPAFRTKQICDWVYRKKALSFQEMSNLSSRLRAGLAGRFSLGLSRLIREQVSRDGCRKYLLQLSDGETIESVLIPARNRITLCVSVQAGCPVQCPFCATGLSGFSRNLASSEIVEQVWLLERHTGLKITHLVFMGMGEPLLNYEVLSHALRVINSPDGLGIGVRHITISTIGIPEAMVRLAREWNQVNLALSLHAPNDHLRNRLVPINRVYPIQPVMRALKAHIKETGRRATIEYTLWREVNDLLVHARQLADLLPDSLVHVNLIAGNQVPGSPLLPALMSRVQAFARILTDRNFAVTIRKARGMDIQAACGELRSAQSGETNRCTEPESPREKSFPAIKRNRSSGESVRRRQR
- a CDS encoding ECF transporter S component gives rise to the protein MNRIDIIVLVTGALGVAVVFAATLVLFRFRYSPCSFPPAREAARYAVAICFGPLAGALAGGIGSFFADHAIRDL
- a CDS encoding TraR/DksA family transcriptional regulator, coding for MDRSEKETYRSELVRLQEKASKLLDAERNYTRELNPLKESRDTGDYGKATVDLEMDLLSQEAIGHILAQTEQALRKIESGTYGICDRCKREIHRGRLRALPYTPLCVECQEKMERGGEK
- the speD gene encoding adenosylmethionine decarboxylase → MNKVFEAGTHLVLDGYSTDQALLNDMERIRSFLDECPGRMGMTKITPPYVFRYRGNAPQENGVSGIVIIAESHISIHTFPDRNYLSVDVFSCKPFDVEEATRYLIESFGVNEFHRRVLDRGVEYPKDLKYTVPLVLEERLENLEKLVHT
- a CDS encoding tetratricopeptide repeat protein, producing the protein MEIKTVLIKPLLAVGLAVIILTGLSLSAGAIESYRETLATGNQFFFRGDYAGAIQAFSQAIAIDPLSGLAFQKRGITYYRMDRHQDAIADFSRALEVDVGDGVSLFYRGLSYFALAEFQKAIDDFDRAIELNTQDAASYLYRGKSHEGLQFFDQALADYTQALILNSRYGEALLARSSLLVRLNETEAALADFDRALILDPENPDIYRNRGNLHHQQGRLTQAIADYSRAIELRPDEAALYFFRGSSQAALREFSAAVDDYTKVLDLHPQDRAAYVNRAAAFLALREYPRALADFDRALALGPPDAQLYFLRGVAHSEMREFAQAITDYTRSLEIDPTQAAAYNNRGNAYFAGGQFAAALADFDRALTLDPEFADAWFNRGNTFNRLGRWRWAIHDYEKALAIDPENPSYYFNLGLTHLSMGEARKARDLFTTAIAVNPRYRQAYYGRALANFSLERRRLAWEDIRKYEELGGEPDPDFISALRFN